Sequence from the Paeniglutamicibacter cryotolerans genome:
ATTGAACGCTCGCGGCTCGGGCCGAACTTCAGGCTGATGGTCAGCGTCTTGCCAACCTCGGCTGCTTCCTCAACGAAGGAGCCGATGTAGCCCTGTTCCTTAAGGATCTGAGCAACGCGCACCTTCAGCTTCGACGACGGCATGGATACCGTGTCGTGGTAAGCCGAGTTGGCGTTGCGCAGACGAGTCAGCATATCTGCGACAGGATCTGTCATTGTCATTTGGGCTTCTGCCCTTCCTCGTTACGGTTTCCGCGCAAGCA
This genomic interval carries:
- the rpsH gene encoding 30S ribosomal protein S8, which codes for MTMTDPVADMLTRLRNANSAYHDTVSMPSSKLKVRVAQILKEQGYIGSFVEEAAEVGKTLTISLKFGPSRERSIAGVRRISKPGLRVYAKSTNLPHVLGGLGIAILSTSSGLLTDRQAAKKGVGGEVLAYVW